In Candidatus Tachikawaea gelatinosa, a genomic segment contains:
- the tyrA gene encoding bifunctional chorismate mutase/prephenate dehydrogenase codes for MLDELKKLRKNIDVLDKKFIKLITKRLKIVTEIGKIKKKHGLSIHDPIREKKMLSSRCEEAKLNGVSSCLVKDLLKRIMRESYFNENQEGFKKICLNLRPIIIIGGLGKMGQLFNKMLKLSGYKVHILEKNDWHNAKKILNNPMMVIVSIPVLLVKPIILKLSSLPKDCILIDLTSIKHRPLNVMLNVHSGPVLGLHPMFGPECKNLVKQLIIVCHGRYPEKYEWFLEQMRIWGVKLYVVNAIQHDYYMNFIQILRYFITFSYGLNFLEEDVNLKKMLDLSSPIYHIEIAMIGRFFNQNPELYADIMMSSGNNIFFIKRYYKILSKLITILEKKDKEKFIDYFKKIKTWFKSYAKKLSKKSDDILGQLNDNI; via the coding sequence ATGTTAGATGAATTAAAGAAATTAAGAAAAAACATTGATGTTTTAGATAAAAAATTTATTAAATTAATTACTAAACGCTTAAAAATAGTAACTGAAATTGGCAAAATTAAGAAAAAACATGGTTTGTCAATTCATGATCCTATACGTGAAAAAAAGATGTTATCTTCACGATGCGAAGAAGCTAAATTAAATGGAGTATCTTCTTGTTTAGTTAAAGATCTTTTAAAAAGAATCATGCGTGAATCTTATTTCAATGAAAACCAAGAAGGTTTTAAAAAAATTTGTTTGAATTTACGACCTATTATTATAATAGGCGGTTTAGGAAAGATGGGTCAATTATTTAATAAAATGCTAAAACTTTCTGGTTATAAAGTTCATATCTTAGAAAAAAATGATTGGCATAATGCAAAAAAAATATTAAATAACCCTATGATGGTTATAGTAAGTATACCTGTTCTCTTAGTAAAACCAATTATTTTAAAATTATCATCTTTACCTAAAGATTGTATTTTAATTGATTTAACATCTATTAAACATCGTCCTTTAAATGTTATGTTAAATGTACATTCAGGACCTGTTTTAGGATTACATCCTATGTTTGGTCCTGAATGTAAAAACTTAGTAAAACAATTAATTATTGTATGTCATGGTCGTTATCCGGAAAAATATGAATGGTTTTTAGAACAAATGCGCATTTGGGGCGTAAAATTATATGTAGTAAATGCTATTCAACATGATTATTATATGAATTTTATTCAAATATTACGTTATTTTATCACTTTTTCTTATGGATTAAATTTTTTAGAAGAAGATGTAAATTTAAAAAAAATGTTAGATTTATCATCACCTATTTATCATATTGAAATCGCTATGATAGGACGATTTTTTAATCAAAATCCAGAATTATATGCAGATATTATGATGTCTTCAGGTAACAATATTTTTTTTATTAAAAGATATTATAAAATTTTATCAAAATTAATTACTATTTTAGAAAAAAAAGATAAAGAAAAATTTATTGATTATTTTAAAAAAATTAAAACATGGTTTAAATCTTATGCAAAAAAACTTTCTAAAAAAAGCGATGATATATTAGGTCAATTAAACGATAACATTTAG
- a CDS encoding 3-deoxy-7-phosphoheptulonate synthase — MKKDMLNNVHISKEQVLITPKKLKKHFPLTKNQINQISDSRKTISNIISGNDYRLLIVCGPCSIHDPKSAIEYALLLKRIANELKDQIYVVMRAYFEKPRTTVGWKGLINDPFINNSFDMEKGLHIARKLLINIINLGLPLATETLDPNNPQYLGDLFSWSAIGARTTESQTHREMASGLSTPVGFKNGTDGNLETAINAMRAAAMPHRFVGINQSGQVSLLQTDGNPDCHIILRGGKTPNYQPEDIKKCEHAMISSGLIPKLMIDCSHGNSNKNFFLQKKVAKSIVNQINHGNTSIIGLMLESHIHEGNQSSEQPFEKMKYGISITDPCINWKTTEKLLYEIYKNVKNILSLRFLK; from the coding sequence ATGAAAAAAGACATGTTAAATAATGTTCATATCTCTAAAGAACAAGTTTTAATTACTCCTAAAAAACTAAAAAAGCATTTCCCATTAACAAAAAATCAAATCAACCAAATTTCAGACTCACGCAAAACTATCTCAAATATAATTTCTGGAAATGATTACCGTTTATTAATAGTCTGTGGACCATGTTCTATTCATGACCCTAAATCAGCAATAGAGTACGCACTTCTTTTAAAAAGAATCGCAAATGAATTAAAAGATCAAATTTATGTAGTTATGAGAGCATATTTTGAAAAACCAAGAACAACGGTTGGTTGGAAAGGTTTAATAAACGATCCATTTATTAATAATTCCTTTGATATGGAAAAAGGTTTACATATTGCACGAAAATTATTAATCAATATTATTAATCTTGGTTTACCTTTAGCAACAGAAACATTAGATCCAAATAATCCTCAATATTTAGGAGATCTTTTTAGCTGGTCAGCTATTGGAGCTCGAACAACGGAATCACAAACACATCGTGAAATGGCTTCTGGTCTTTCTACACCAGTTGGTTTTAAAAATGGTACAGATGGTAATTTAGAAACAGCTATTAATGCTATGCGGGCAGCTGCTATGCCTCATCGATTTGTTGGAATTAATCAATCAGGACAAGTATCATTATTACAAACAGATGGTAATCCTGATTGCCACATTATTTTAAGAGGAGGAAAAACACCTAATTATCAACCAGAAGATATTAAAAAATGTGAACATGCAATGATATCATCAGGATTAATACCAAAACTTATGATAGATTGTAGTCATGGAAATTCAAATAAAAATTTTTTTTTACAAAAAAAAGTAGCAAAGTCAATAGTAAATCAAATAAATCATGGCAACACTTCCATTATTGGTTTGATGTTAGAAAGCCATATTCATGAAGGCAATCAATCTTCTGAGCAACCATTTGAAAAAATGAAGTATGGAATATCTATTACAGATCCATGTATTAACTGGAAAACAACTGAAAAATTATTATATGAAATTTACAAAAATGTTAAAAATATTTTATCTTTACGCTTTTTAAAATAG
- the rplS gene encoding 50S ribosomal protein L19 has translation MNSIIKKIEQEQIKKDIPIFRPGDTIEVKVWVMEGSKKRLQSFEGTVISIRKFGLNSSFTVRKMSHGEGIERVFQTHSPIIADIQIKRLGSVRKAKLYYLRDRTGKAARIKERTL, from the coding sequence ATTAATTCTATTATAAAAAAAATTGAGCAAGAACAAATAAAAAAAGATATTCCTATTTTTCGTCCAGGTGATACTATAGAAGTTAAAGTATGGGTTATGGAAGGCTCTAAAAAACGGTTACAAAGCTTTGAAGGAACAGTTATTTCGATTCGTAAATTTGGTTTAAATTCTTCATTTACTGTTCGTAAGATGTCACATGGAGAAGGCATTGAAAGAGTTTTTCAAACACATTCTCCAATTATTGCAGATATTCAAATTAAACGCTTAGGTTCTGTACGTAAGGCAAAATTATATTATTTACGTGATAGAACCGGAAAGGCAGCTAGAATAAAAGAACGTACTCTTTAA
- the trmD gene encoding tRNA (guanosine(37)-N1)-methyltransferase TrmD, which produces MWVGIISIFPDMFQSITKYGITSRAIKNGFLNIQFWNPRFYTKNLHHTIDDRPYGGGPGMVMMFDPLKKSIISAKKVIGKNSKVIYLSPQGTRLTQKNVLNILQYNKLILICGRYRGIDERLCQQYIDEEWSIGDYVLSGGELPAMVLIDTIARLIPGVLRREESTHDSFSQGLLDYPCYTRPRVIDNLEVPKILLSGNHKLIDYWRRKQSLGRTWTKKPELLKNKLNSEQEQLLYEFQKEIKDSEKI; this is translated from the coding sequence ATATGGGTTGGTATTATTAGTATATTTCCAGATATGTTTCAATCAATTACAAAATATGGCATAACTAGTCGAGCAATAAAAAATGGTTTTCTTAATATACAATTTTGGAATCCTCGTTTTTATACAAAAAATTTGCATCATACTATAGATGATCGACCATATGGCGGTGGCCCAGGCATGGTGATGATGTTTGATCCATTAAAAAAATCTATTATATCAGCAAAAAAAGTAATCGGAAAAAATAGTAAAGTAATTTATTTATCTCCTCAAGGAACAAGACTTACTCAAAAAAACGTTTTGAATATTTTACAATATAATAAATTGATTTTAATTTGTGGGCGATATAGAGGTATTGATGAAAGATTATGCCAACAATATATTGATGAAGAATGGTCAATTGGAGATTATGTTTTAAGCGGAGGAGAATTACCAGCAATGGTATTAATCGATACTATAGCTCGATTAATACCAGGTGTACTTAGAAGAGAAGAATCAACACATGATTCTTTTTCGCAAGGATTATTAGATTATCCATGTTACACTAGACCTCGAGTAATTGATAATCTAGAAGTTCCTAAAATCTTATTATCTGGTAATCATAAATTAATTGATTATTGGAGAAGAAAGCAATCTTTAGGTAGAACATGGACAAAAAAACCAGAACTTTTAAAAAATAAACTAAATTCGGAACAAGAACAATTATTGTATGAATTCCAAAAAGAAATAAAAGATTCTGAAAAAATATAA
- the rimM gene encoding ribosome maturation factor RimM (Essential for efficient processing of 16S rRNA), with protein MFFYKPWFIKYKNKWKNIQIKQWKNYLNFFIIKIKGFNNPEDVKILTNVKIFVDSKDIVSLNDNEYYWKDIIGCQVINLQNYNMGKIYKIIETGSHDVLEITSQKNDFFLKKKRLVPFIYKIIIKKINLKKKIIQIDWDPSF; from the coding sequence ATATTTTTTTATAAACCTTGGTTTATTAAATATAAGAATAAATGGAAAAATATACAAATAAAACAATGGAAAAATTATCTCAATTTTTTCATTATAAAGATAAAAGGATTTAACAATCCAGAAGATGTTAAAATTTTAACGAATGTTAAAATTTTTGTAGATTCAAAAGATATTGTTTCATTAAACGATAATGAATATTACTGGAAAGATATCATAGGTTGTCAAGTAATAAATTTACAAAACTATAATATGGGAAAAATTTATAAAATTATTGAAACTGGATCACATGATGTTCTTGAGATTACTTCTCAAAAAAATGATTTTTTTTTAAAAAAAAAAAGATTAGTACCTTTTATTTATAAAATAATTATAAAAAAAATTAATTTAAAAAAAAAAATTATTCAAATTGATTGGGATCCAAGTTTCTAA
- the rpsP gene encoding 30S ribosomal protein S16, translating to MITIRLARHGAKKKPFYQIVIADNRFSRNGRFIERLGFFNPIASIKEKTIIKIDTERVNYWIKNGANMTNRVRTLIKKLTKNNLNK from the coding sequence ATGATTACTATTCGATTAGCACGTCATGGAGCAAAAAAAAAACCATTTTATCAAATTGTTATAGCTGATAATCGTTTTTCTAGAAATGGTCGTTTTATTGAACGTTTAGGATTTTTTAATCCTATTGCATCAATTAAAGAAAAAACAATCATAAAAATAGATACAGAACGTGTCAACTACTGGATAAAAAATGGTGCAAATATGACAAATCGTGTACGAACATTAATTAAAAAATTAACAAAAAACAATTTAAATAAATGA
- the ffh gene encoding signal recognition particle protein yields the protein MFDNLINRLSKTLSNIKNRGRLTEANIKETLRIVRIALLEADVALPVVHSFISSFKKKIIGKKINQSLTPGQEFIKLFNNQLIKTMGSNNELNLSTKPPAIILVVGLQGVGKTTFVSKLGHFLFKKQKKKILTVSTDIYRPAAIQQLEILSKKALIDFFPSNKNQLPTNIVKKALEKAIIQFYDVLIVDTAGRLSIDEDMMIEIKEISNVLKPIETLFILDAMTGQDAINTAKEFNRIIPFTGIVLNKTDGDARGGSALSVQQITGKPIKFMGTGEYIDEIEIFHPKRIASRILGMGDVVSLIEEIESKFDQNQVKKLAKKIKDGNKFNFNDFLIQIRQIRKMGNINSLIKKIPGVNNLFSSMQEDNRQIIKMEAIINSMTLKERKKPEIIKRSNKCRIAAGSGLKIQDVNQLIKQFEIIQKMIKKGGFQKIIKNFNFMSKLKR from the coding sequence ATGTTCGATAATCTAATTAATCGTTTATCAAAAACTTTAAGTAATATTAAAAATCGTGGGAGATTAACTGAAGCAAATATCAAAGAAACTTTACGTATAGTAAGAATAGCATTATTAGAAGCTGATGTTGCTTTACCAGTAGTTCATAGTTTTATTAGTTCTTTTAAAAAAAAGATAATAGGAAAAAAAATAAATCAAAGTTTAACACCAGGACAAGAATTTATAAAACTTTTTAATAATCAACTAATAAAAACTATGGGATCAAATAATGAACTTAATTTATCAACAAAACCTCCTGCAATAATATTAGTTGTTGGATTACAAGGAGTTGGTAAAACAACATTTGTTAGTAAACTAGGTCATTTTTTATTCAAAAAACAAAAGAAAAAAATATTGACTGTTTCTACCGATATTTATCGTCCTGCTGCAATTCAACAACTAGAAATTTTATCAAAAAAAGCTTTAATAGATTTTTTTCCTTCTAATAAAAATCAATTACCAACTAATATTGTTAAAAAAGCTTTAGAAAAAGCTATTATTCAATTTTATGATGTTTTAATTGTAGATACTGCAGGTCGTTTATCAATAGATGAAGACATGATGATTGAAATTAAAGAAATTAGTAATGTATTAAAACCTATTGAAACTTTATTTATTCTTGATGCAATGACTGGACAAGATGCAATTAACACAGCAAAAGAATTTAATAGAATAATACCTTTTACAGGTATAGTACTTAATAAAACTGATGGAGATGCAAGAGGAGGATCAGCTCTTTCTGTACAACAAATCACAGGAAAACCTATTAAATTTATGGGAACAGGCGAATATATTGATGAAATAGAAATTTTTCATCCTAAGCGTATTGCTTCGCGTATTTTAGGTATGGGAGATGTGGTTTCATTGATTGAAGAAATTGAAAGTAAATTTGATCAAAATCAGGTAAAAAAACTAGCAAAAAAAATTAAGGATGGCAATAAATTTAATTTCAATGATTTTCTTATACAAATTAGACAAATAAGAAAAATGGGAAATATTAATAGTTTAATAAAAAAAATACCAGGCGTTAATAATTTATTTTCTTCTATGCAAGAAGATAATAGACAAATTATTAAAATGGAAGCTATTATTAATTCAATGACTCTAAAAGAAAGGAAAAAACCAGAAATAATCAAAAGATCAAATAAATGTCGTATTGCAGCTGGTTCAGGTTTGAAAATACAAGACGTTAATCAATTAATCAAACAATTTGAAATAATACAAAAAATGATTAAAAAAGGAGGATTTCAAAAAATAATAAAAAACTTTAATTTTATGAGTAAATTAAAAAGATAG
- a CDS encoding transglycosylase SLT domain-containing protein: MLIFYKDPIILVKKSYNYFYLKIKKNSILAKYIDQRSDKYFYLIKKISEKYNIDISLVLAIIKIESNFNPYAISNSEALGLMQIMQTTAGRDVFRMQGKLGYPSKSYLLNPKNNVNIGIAYLSLLQNTYLNNIVNPLARLYILIIAYNGGLNGVFHIFSEDKNKTMLMINKMKPSQIYSILINDHPSLVSRKYLYQVVRMQKIYKERFQKAKKYLNL; this comes from the coding sequence ATGTTAATTTTTTATAAAGATCCTATAATTTTAGTAAAAAAATCATATAATTACTTTTATTTAAAAATCAAAAAAAACTCAATACTTGCTAAATATATTGATCAACGTTCAGATAAATATTTTTACTTAATAAAAAAAATTTCTGAAAAGTATAATATAGATATTTCTTTAGTTTTAGCTATAATTAAAATAGAATCTAATTTTAATCCATATGCTATTAGTAATTCTGAAGCGTTAGGTTTAATGCAAATTATGCAGACTACTGCTGGGAGAGATGTCTTCAGAATGCAAGGAAAGCTAGGATATCCTAGTAAGAGTTATTTATTAAATCCTAAAAATAATGTCAATATTGGAATAGCATATCTATCTTTATTGCAAAACACGTATTTAAATAATATTGTTAACCCTCTTGCTCGTCTCTATATACTTATTATAGCTTATAATGGTGGTCTAAATGGTGTATTTCATATATTTTCAGAGGATAAAAATAAAACAATGTTAATGATTAATAAAATGAAACCTTCTCAAATTTATTCTATATTAATAAATGATCATCCATCTTTAGTATCTCGAAAATATCTTTATCAAGTAGTAAGAATGCAAAAAATTTATAAAGAAAGATTTCAAAAAGCAAAAAAATACCTAAATTTATAG
- a CDS encoding oxidative damage protection protein translates to MNNNLIYCKYLKKYAPKQNYQIFSNKIGKRLYEEISQEAWEIWLKKQTKIINEQKLNMTILQDRKKLEKHMLNFFFGK, encoded by the coding sequence ATGAATAATAATCTTATTTATTGTAAATATTTAAAAAAATATGCTCCTAAACAAAATTACCAAATTTTTTCTAATAAAATAGGTAAACGTCTTTATGAAGAAATTTCTCAAGAAGCTTGGGAAATATGGTTAAAAAAACAAACAAAAATAATTAATGAACAAAAATTAAACATGACAATTTTACAAGATAGAAAAAAATTAGAAAAACATATGTTAAATTTTTTTTTCGGAAAATAA
- the mutY gene encoding A/G-specific adenine glycosylase, with protein MYTDIKFSEFILNWFNKFGRKNLPWQINKDPYKIWISEIMLQQTQVKTVIPYFYRFMKNFPTIYHLSNASLDEVLFLWSGLGYYKRADNLYKSAKLIVQKFKKKFPSKFEQLIQLPGIGRSTAHAILSFSMQKKFSVLDGNVKRVLSRYYNISKAVGEKNRLFWKIIEKLTPAINSDKFNQAMMDIGSLICTSHHPKCIYCPVKKKCMSYKNGVFIDSSKKKLTKKIIKNKIWFFLLIINKKKIWLEKRCSSGIWPNLFCFPQFESQKKLKSWLKHFSSDDKIKILKSFLHVFSHFSLKIVPIVTNISNIKKNIFHENDGIWYNLTKPQKVGLSIPVKKLLNDIIV; from the coding sequence ATGTATACTGATATAAAATTTTCTGAATTTATTCTAAATTGGTTTAATAAATTCGGAAGAAAAAATTTACCTTGGCAAATAAATAAAGATCCATATAAAATATGGATTTCTGAGATTATGTTACAACAAACACAAGTAAAAACTGTTATACCATATTTTTATCGTTTTATGAAAAATTTTCCTACAATTTATCATTTATCTAATGCATCACTTGATGAAGTATTATTTTTATGGAGTGGTTTAGGGTATTATAAAAGAGCTGATAATTTATATAAATCTGCAAAGTTAATAGTACAAAAATTTAAAAAAAAATTTCCATCAAAATTTGAACAACTGATACAATTACCAGGAATAGGTCGTTCTACAGCACATGCTATTTTATCTTTTTCTATGCAAAAAAAATTTTCTGTTTTAGATGGAAATGTCAAAAGAGTGTTATCGCGTTATTATAATATTTCAAAAGCTGTTGGAGAAAAGAATAGACTTTTTTGGAAAATTATTGAAAAATTAACTCCAGCTATAAATAGTGATAAATTTAATCAAGCAATGATGGACATTGGATCACTGATTTGTACAAGTCATCATCCAAAATGTATTTATTGTCCAGTTAAAAAAAAATGTATGTCTTATAAAAATGGCGTTTTTATAGATTCTTCTAAAAAAAAATTAACGAAAAAAATAATAAAAAATAAAATTTGGTTTTTTTTATTAATAATAAACAAAAAAAAAATATGGTTAGAAAAAAGATGTTCTTCAGGAATTTGGCCTAATCTTTTTTGTTTTCCACAGTTTGAATCACAAAAAAAACTTAAAAGTTGGTTAAAACATTTTAGTTCTGATGATAAAATTAAAATACTGAAATCTTTTTTACATGTTTTTAGTCATTTTTCATTGAAAATTGTTCCTATTGTTACTAATATATCTAACATAAAAAAAAATATTTTTCATGAAAACGATGGTATTTGGTATAATTTAACCAAACCTCAAAAAGTAGGTTTATCTATACCAGTAAAAAAATTATTAAATGACATTATTGTTTAG
- the trmB gene encoding tRNA (guanosine(46)-N7)-methyltransferase TrmB — protein MLKKNIKQKCKKIVLSKRSIRSFVIRNKYLNNKQQTAIDLYWDKTIILFQNNYLNFVELFSKKAPVILEIGFGNGTSLIDMAKKNSHINFLGIEVYLPGIGNCLHAICQEKVKNLKIIYHDAIEVIEKMIPNNSLHCVQLFFPDPWKKKSHKKRRILQRSFINIVLKKLEINGKIHVITDFDEYAEFILNIFDELKDYKIYSTNNLYNILNEKVNTKFSERAQKLNYYISNIILKKI, from the coding sequence ATGCTTAAAAAAAATATAAAACAAAAATGTAAAAAAATAGTTCTTTCAAAAAGAAGCATACGTAGTTTTGTTATAAGAAATAAATATTTAAATAATAAACAACAAACAGCAATTGATTTATATTGGGATAAAACAATTATTTTATTTCAAAATAACTATCTAAACTTTGTAGAATTATTTTCAAAAAAAGCTCCTGTAATTTTAGAAATTGGTTTTGGAAACGGAACTTCGCTAATAGATATGGCAAAAAAAAACTCTCATATTAATTTTTTAGGAATTGAGGTATATTTACCTGGTATAGGAAATTGCCTTCATGCAATTTGTCAAGAAAAAGTTAAAAATTTAAAAATAATTTATCATGATGCAATAGAAGTAATAGAAAAAATGATTCCTAATAATTCTTTACATTGCGTACAACTTTTTTTTCCAGATCCCTGGAAAAAAAAATCCCATAAAAAAAGAAGAATATTGCAAAGAAGTTTTATAAATATAGTATTAAAAAAATTGGAGATTAACGGTAAAATTCATGTTATTACAGATTTTGATGAATATGCTGAATTTATATTGAATATTTTTGACGAATTGAAAGATTATAAAATTTATTCCACAAATAATTTATATAATATTTTAAATGAAAAAGTTAATACTAAATTCTCTGAAAGAGCACAAAAATTAAACTATTATATTTCAAATATTATTTTAAAAAAAATATAA
- the pyrD gene encoding quinone-dependent dihydroorotate dehydrogenase produces MLDKILLAMLSKINPEIAQKIIFKQLKIINNSIFHNFFFQKLPDIPIQCMGLNFKNPVGLAAGLDKNAEFIDVFDAMGFGFIEVGTVTPIAQFGNLKPRIFHLRKVQGIINRMGFNNLGVDNLVQNIKKTKFSGVLGINVGKNKDTKIEDGKNDFILCIKKVYKYASYIVINISSPNTENLRRMQHGQLLDDLLFSIKNQQKKLVIKHNKYVPFLVKIEPDLDHNDIVNVADNLLHHKIDGIIATNTTIDRFLVNGVKNSQEHGGLSGRPLQWYSNRTIQILSKKLKGKIPIIGVGGINSLISAKEKIKCGASLIQLYSGLIYKGSRLLKDILNFF; encoded by the coding sequence ATGTTAGATAAAATTTTACTAGCTATGTTAAGCAAAATTAATCCTGAAATAGCCCAAAAAATAATTTTTAAACAACTAAAAATCATAAATAACAGTATATTTCATAATTTTTTTTTTCAAAAACTACCTGATATTCCAATACAATGTATGGGTTTGAATTTTAAAAACCCCGTGGGTTTAGCTGCTGGTTTAGATAAAAATGCAGAATTTATTGATGTTTTTGATGCTATGGGGTTTGGTTTTATAGAGGTAGGTACTGTAACACCTATAGCACAATTTGGTAATTTAAAACCCAGAATTTTTCATTTAAGAAAAGTACAGGGTATCATTAATAGAATGGGTTTTAATAATCTAGGAGTGGATAATTTAGTTCAAAATATAAAAAAAACAAAATTTTCAGGAGTTTTAGGTATTAATGTTGGCAAAAATAAGGATACAAAAATAGAAGATGGAAAAAATGATTTTATTTTATGCATAAAAAAAGTATATAAATATGCTAGCTATATCGTCATTAACATTTCTTCTCCTAATACAGAAAATTTACGTAGAATGCAACACGGTCAATTACTGGATGATCTTCTATTTTCAATAAAAAATCAACAAAAAAAACTTGTCATAAAGCATAATAAATATGTACCATTTCTGGTAAAAATTGAACCTGATTTAGATCACAATGATATTGTGAACGTTGCTGATAATTTATTACATCATAAAATAGATGGAATAATAGCTACAAATACAACTATTGATCGTTTTTTAGTGAATGGAGTAAAAAATAGTCAAGAACATGGTGGGCTTAGTGGAAGACCATTACAATGGTATAGTAATAGAACAATTCAAATTTTATCAAAAAAATTAAAAGGAAAAATACCAATTATTGGGGTCGGAGGAATTAATTCGTTAATTTCGGCTAAAGAAAAAATTAAGTGTGGTGCATCTTTAATACAACTATATTCTGGATTAATTTATAAAGGCTCTCGTTTATTAAAGGATATATTAAATTTTTTTTAA
- the fabA gene encoding bifunctional 3-hydroxydecanoyl-ACP dehydratase/trans-2-decenoyl-ACP isomerase translates to MFIKRSSYKKEDLVSAGYKKLFGENSPPLPSGRMLMIDRITKIMENGGKYDKGFIEAELDINLKLWFFSCHFIDDPVMPGCLGLDAMWQLVGFFLGWLGSKGKGRALGVGQVKFIGQILPSSKKVTYQVHFKRVINRALIMGIADGEVFVDKNLIYTTKDLKVGLFKNTSLFQSKKVI, encoded by the coding sequence ATGTTTATTAAACGTTCTTCTTATAAAAAAGAAGATTTAGTTTCTGCTGGTTATAAAAAACTTTTTGGGGAAAATAGTCCTCCTCTCCCTTCAGGAAGAATGTTAATGATAGATCGAATTACAAAAATAATGGAGAATGGTGGAAAATATGATAAAGGTTTTATAGAAGCAGAACTTGATATAAACTTAAAATTATGGTTTTTTTCTTGTCATTTTATTGATGATCCAGTAATGCCAGGATGTTTAGGTTTGGATGCAATGTGGCAATTAGTTGGATTTTTTCTTGGTTGGTTAGGATCAAAAGGAAAAGGTCGTGCTTTAGGAGTAGGACAAGTAAAATTTATTGGACAAATTTTACCGAGTTCTAAAAAAGTAACTTATCAAGTGCATTTTAAACGAGTAATTAATCGAGCATTAATTATGGGAATAGCTGACGGAGAAGTATTTGTAGATAAAAATTTAATTTATACTACTAAAGATTTAAAAGTTGGTTTATTTAAAAATACTTCTTTATTTCAATCTAAAAAAGTCATTTAA